A stretch of DNA from Rheinheimera sp. MMS21-TC3:
TAACTGCGCGGGCCTAAGCCGGTACCTAAAAATATATCGGTTATATCACGACGGCGACATTTGGTGCCATTAAGATAGTAAGTTGACTGAGCATCACGACTAACAGTTCGTTTAACTGCAATTTCACTGCGATCGGCTAAATTACCACTGATATAACCTTGGGTGTTTTCAAACAATAATTCGACAGAAGCTAATGAAACAGGCTTACGATGAGAGGAACCATTGAAAATAACGTCAGTCATGGCGTCACCGCGCAGGTTTTTAGCTGAACTTTCACCTAATACCCAACGAACGGCATCAATAACGTTTGATTTGCCGCAACCATTAGGCCCAACTACAGCGGTCATTTGCTGCAAAAAAGGCACTGTAGTTAAGTCTACAAAAGACTTAAAGCCGGAAAGTTTTATATGTTTTAAGCGCATTTGGGCTAAGCATAATAATTATTGTTCTGCCATCACAGCTAAATGTAGCAGATTGCTACAGTGACTACTATTAGTAAAGTTAATCATTTTTCTGATTTATCAGCACTTTACGCCGCCACTTCTGCGCTTTTTCTACCACTTTATGCTGAGTAGATATTTTACGGCTTTTATTTGGTAACACTATCACTGGGCGCGATACTATTAAGTTGTTGGGGTAGACAACTAATTCATTATTAACCGTTTTTAAAACTGTACTAAATAAGTTGATCTCAACAATACGTCCGTCGATATAATTCGCACCGTCGACAACTCGCACTTCTGCACCTTGGGAATAGGCTTTATGACCTAATAAAATAAAGAATGCCGTTATATTACTCAGTAACGACCAACTAGCAAATAAAGCTACGCCAACAATAGCGATTACCGACGAAGCTAATACCAGTAAGCCCCGAACGTCTAAGCCCCAAATCACACTTAAGACAATAATGAGCACTATAACTAATAAGATGTGCATCACTACAACTGCACGCTTATTCATGTCATCTTTAAGCCGACTATGCGCTATCAGCTTATATAACACCGGCAATAAGCGGCGACTAAACACAAAATACAAGCCTATCGACAACAAACTAAACAAAAATTGAATAGTCGTTGGGCTGAAATGCTGAGTTATTTGTTTTATCGATTCAACAAGCGACACTGTCACCTCGGTAGCTAAGACTAATCTAAATCGTTAAGTGGCCAAAGTACTATATAGTCTTCAAAGTCATCCATATCGACTTGTAACTCGCTAATGCTTTTATTTCGCACCGACATTTGCTTTTTGTGCATTAAGCTTTTTTTACCGCCATTTAACAAAGGATGCCAATGCGGTAACCCTCGGCCTTCGTGTAAACGGCGATAGGCACAACTAGTTGGCATAAAGAAAATATCTTTTAAATTATCTTTGGTCAAAGCAATGCAATCTGGCACTAACTGTGTACGCCTAGCGTATTCGGTGCATTCACAAGCATGGCTATTTAAATAGCGACAAGCAATGTTAGTAAAGTGTACTTGCTCATTAGCGTGCAACACTGCTGTTGGCCCTGCAGTTTCATCATCTTCTATAAACTTATTTAGGCAACATTTGCCACAGCCGTCACATAAGGCTTCCCATTCTTCGCTATTCATTTCAGACAGCGACTTACGTTCCCAAAATTTTTCAGCTAACGCCATCTTTAATTTACCTGTGATTGTAGAGTAAAAAAATTATCGAACTGTACTTCTAATTGATCACCACTATGCAAAGGACCTACGCCGGCAGGTGTGCCTGTAAGCACTATATCACCTGGCAACAAGGTGAAGTGCTGTGACATTTCGCTTATTACAGTCGTTATACTGCGGATCATATGGCGAGCATCGCCGCTTTGTCTAACCTGACCATTCACTTTTAAAGCAAACTTAAGTTGCTGAGGCTGACTAATCTTGTTACTGGCGATAAAGCCCGCTACAGGACAAGCATTATCAAAACCTTTAGCTAGCTCCCAAGGCCTTCCCTGCTGCTTTAATGCTGCTTGACGATCACGCAAGGTTAAATCTAAAGCTAAGCTGTAGCCCCAAATAGCCGCTGCAACTTGGTGCGAATTGGCATTTTTCAGCTCAGATTTAATTAAAACAGCAACTTCAATCTCATTATGCACGGCGCCCTGATTGTGCGGAATGCTGATATAAGGCGTCATGGCACAAATAGCGGTACTGGGTTTAATAAAGAATAATGCCTCTGGCGCAGTAATACTATTCATCTCAGCAATATGATCTTGATAATTCTGGCCAATACAAACTGCTTTACCTACTGGCAAATCAATAAAGTTTCCATCATGTTGCAGATGTTGATACTTATGCATTTTTGGCAGCACTAGCTGGCATCCTTAGCTACTATTAAGTCAGCTAAATAACCAACGCTAGTGACAAAATAGTAAGATTTATTCCAGTGCATTAATACCTTGTAATTCTCATAAGCTAAATAAGCTTGACCATTTTCACCATCAGGAAATATAAGCGCAGCATTAATGTCTCGCTGTGGTAGGTCAGCACCATTGATCCGTTTAACGCCTAAGGCATGCCATTGGCTTAAGCTACGCTCTGATTGTTGCCACCTTTTTAACCATTCACCACGTTGTAAGCTACCCTTAGCAATAGCATGCGCAGGATCAAAACCGTCAGGTAGCAATACTCTGCGGCCCCAAGTTTTATCATTATCCCAACCTTGCTGCTTTAAATAATTAGCTATAGATGCAAAAACATCCAATTGATTAGTCCAAATATCCATTTTACCATCGCCATCGCCATCTTGGGCATAGGCCATAAATGAACTTGGCATAAATTGACTTTGCCCCATAGCACCCGCCCAAGAGCCTTTCATATCAGCAAAGCTAATATGACCCGCGGCT
This window harbors:
- a CDS encoding mechanosensitive ion channel domain-containing protein, whose protein sequence is MSLVESIKQITQHFSPTTIQFLFSLLSIGLYFVFSRRLLPVLYKLIAHSRLKDDMNKRAVVVMHILLVIVLIIVLSVIWGLDVRGLLVLASSVIAIVGVALFASWSLLSNITAFFILLGHKAYSQGAEVRVVDGANYIDGRIVEINLFSTVLKTVNNELVVYPNNLIVSRPVIVLPNKSRKISTQHKVVEKAQKWRRKVLINQKND
- a CDS encoding YcgN family cysteine cluster protein; amino-acid sequence: MALAEKFWERKSLSEMNSEEWEALCDGCGKCCLNKFIEDDETAGPTAVLHANEQVHFTNIACRYLNSHACECTEYARRTQLVPDCIALTKDNLKDIFFMPTSCAYRRLHEGRGLPHWHPLLNGGKKSLMHKKQMSVRNKSISELQVDMDDFEDYIVLWPLNDLD
- a CDS encoding fumarylacetoacetate hydrolase family protein translates to MLPKMHKYQHLQHDGNFIDLPVGKAVCIGQNYQDHIAEMNSITAPEALFFIKPSTAICAMTPYISIPHNQGAVHNEIEVAVLIKSELKNANSHQVAAAIWGYSLALDLTLRDRQAALKQQGRPWELAKGFDNACPVAGFIASNKISQPQQLKFALKVNGQVRQSGDARHMIRSITTVISEMSQHFTLLPGDIVLTGTPAGVGPLHSGDQLEVQFDNFFTLQSQVN
- a CDS encoding lytic murein transglycosylase → MFRIKFSVAVTQFITAAVGAAVLLSGSVLADEVKPSFSDYSQALKAEAKAKGYSNDLLEQVFSSLTFHERVVSADKSQPEFVETLDTYLPKRVSEIRISMAKERYVKYLPELTKIGNKYGVQPRFIVALWGLESSFGRFMGNYSVPSALATLAYEGRREAFFKKEFFHALDILAAGHISFADMKGSWAGAMGQSQFMPSSFMAYAQDGDGDGKMDIWTNQLDVFASIANYLKQQGWDNDKTWGRRVLLPDGFDPAHAIAKGSLQRGEWLKRWQQSERSLSQWHALGVKRINGADLPQRDINAALIFPDGENGQAYLAYENYKVLMHWNKSYYFVTSVGYLADLIVAKDAS